In one Zalophus californianus isolate mZalCal1 chromosome 10, mZalCal1.pri.v2, whole genome shotgun sequence genomic region, the following are encoded:
- the MYBPH gene encoding myosin-binding protein H, translated as MTEKAASEAPTCGPEETSSELAKAPTTEPSAEAAALESAGEERAPTPHAPAPTAPAAPAAATKPAPASEGDKKVGQGVRAGERSPPQTSSSPPTSPPDRPSAPLRLALEDVSDSSVTVSWEPPERLGRLGLQGYVLELCREGGSEWVPVNARPLMVTQLTMRNLALGDKFFLRVAAVSSAGAGPPAVLEQPVHIQKIIEAPKIRVPRHLRQTYIRQVGEPVNLQIPFQGSPKPQASWTHNGHALDSQRVNVRTGDQDSILFIRSARRSDSGCYELTVRLEGLEAKAAIDILVIEKPGPPSSIRLLDVWGCNAALEWTLPQDTGNTELLGYTVQKADKKTGQWFTVLERYHPTTCTISDLIVGNAYSFRVFSENQCGLSASAATTKELARIQKADIVAKPKGFVERDFSEAPSFTQPLADHTSTPGYSTQLFCSVRASPKPKIIWMKNKMNIQGDPKYRALSEQGICTLEIRKPSPFDSGVYTCKAVNVLGEASVDCRLEVKGKASATH; from the exons ATGACAGAGAAAGCCGCCTCGGAGGCCCCCACCTGTGGTCCGGAGGAGACCTCCTCTGAGCTGGCCAAGGCGCCCACCACAGAGCCCTCTGCAGAAGCGGCAGCCCTGGAGTCCGCCGGGGAAGAGCGGGCTCCCACGCCACACGCGcctgcccccacagcccctgcGGCCCCCGCAGCAGCCACTAAACCTGCCCCTGCAAGCGAAGGTGACAagaaggtggggcagggagtgCGGGCGGGGGAGCGTTCTCCACCACAGACCTCTTCATCTCCCCCTACTTCTCCCCCAGATAGGCCCAGTGCCCCGCTGCGGCTGGCCTTGGAGGATGTGAGCGACAGCTCGGTGACCGTGAGCTGGGAGCCACCGGAGAGGCTAGGGAGGCTGGGGCTCCAGGGCTATGTGCTGGAGCTCTGCAGAGAAGGAG GCTCAGAGTGGGTGCCCGTGAACGCCCGGCCCCTGATGGTGACCCAGCTGACCATGCGGAACCTGGCTCTGGGGGACAAGTTCTTCCTGCGTGTGGCTGCAGTGAGCTCTGCAGGGGCTGGCCCACCAGCTGTGCTAGAACAGCCTGTCCACATCCAGAAGATCATCG AGGCCCCCAAGATCCGAGTCCCCCGCCACCTTCGTCAGACCTACATCCGCCAGGTGGGAGAGCCAGTCAACCTGCAAATCCCCTTCCAG GGGAGTCCCAAGCCTCAGGCCTCTTGGACCCATAATGGCCACGCCCTGGACAGCCAGCGAGTGAACGTGCGCACCGGGGACCAGGACTCCATCCTCTTCATCCGCTCGGCCAGGCGCTCTGACTCAGGCTGCTATGAGCTCACTGTGCGTCTGGAAGGCTTGGAGGCCAAGGCAGCCATCGACATCCTGGTGATTG AGAAACCTGGACCCCCCAGCAGCATCCGGCTACTGGACGTCTGGGGCTGCAACGCTGCTCTTGAGTGGACACTGCCCCAGGACACAGGCAACACAGAGCTCCTGGGCTACACAGTGCAGAAGGCAGACAAAAAGACAGGG CAATGGTTCACGGTCCTGGAGCGCTACCACCCAACCACCTGCACCATCTCTGACCTCATCGTGGGAAACGCCTACTCCTTTCGGGTCTTCTCGGAGAACCAGTGTGGGCTCAGTGCCTCGGCCGCGACCACCAAGGAGCTAGCCCGCATCCAGAAGGCAG ATATTGTTGCCAAACCTAAAGGGTTTGTGGAGCGAGACTTCTCAGAAGCCCCCTCATTTACCCAGCCCCTGGCTGACCACACCTCCACTCCTGGCTACAGCACTCAGCTCTTCTGCAGTGTCCGAGCATCGCCCAAG CCCAAGATCATCTGGATGAAAAACAAGATGAACATCCAGGGTGACCCCAAATACCGTGCCCTCTCTGAGCAAGGCATCTGCACCCTGGAGATCCGGAAGCCCAGCCCCTTTGATTCTGGGGTCTACACCTGCAAGGCTGTCAATGTGCTAGGGGAGGCATCCGTGGACTGCCGGCTGGAGGTCAAAGGGAAAG CATCAGCCACACACTGA